TTGGTGACCCATTTCATGAGCTACATAATCAATATCAAAAGGATCACCTGTGGGTGCACCACTTCCTGTAACCCCTCTAGCTTTTTGGCTATTTAAACACACAACACCAAGACCTGCAAGACCTCCAGAGTTTGTCCCAAAAAGGTGTCCGATATCATAATTTGCAGCGCCAATAATCGCATTAATTTGTGTTTGAGACTCATTAATCATGACCCCTGTATTTCCATTGGTATAAGGATCAGAAGCACCATTAACCTCAATCAAAGTATCGGTATTATTAATCATTACCAATCTTACAGCTACATCTCGTTCATAGATTTCATTTACTCTATTCATTGTTGTAGTCATTGCGGCTAGTGCTTGAGCAACGGTTCCTCCATGAAAAGCAGTATATTCTCCTGTGGTTGCAAGAGCTAAACGGTAAGAACGTAAAAAACTACCATTTGTGAGTACCGTATGAGGAATCATAGAAGGTGCTGGTTGTGCAGCTACTAATCCATTCGGAGAAATTCCAGGCAATGGATTGTTAATATTATTCGGTACTTGAGGAACACTTGGCGTATTCTGGTTTGAATTTCCGTTGGCTTGATCTCCTTCTTGATGACAATGGAAATTGTGTGGATTTTGAAGGTGTTGTTTTAAATAAACCATTACAAAATCGGTATTATGTTGCGAATACGGATCTAAATACATGTCTCCATCTGCTCCTGCAATCATAAAGTGAAGACCATAAGGTGAAATATCCAGTCGTCCGCTAATTGCACTGTTTTCAACTTGGGCAATTTTATAGGTTCTGATGTTTGGATATTTTGCCTGAAGACCAGACTCCATAATAGGAGATTCCACAACACGATAAGAAAGTAAGTTTCCTTGATCATCTGGAAGGCTGATGAAATGATTACTGTTTTCAACAGAAACCGTATTTTCATGAGGAGCTTGATTTAAGCTATTCTTTATCGATAAAAGATTTATTTGATAAGTTGTAAAAACATCAGGGACGATATGCCTTGTGGCATTTGTCTGGATATTCTTCTCATCAACGGGAATGAAGTTCTGGGAAAAACTAAAATAACTGAAGAGTAAAGCGAAAGCAAACAAGTAGTTAGCTTTGCTGAAACTGAAATTGAATAAACACATATCTTTTCGAGTAATGGTTTTCCTAAAATTAATAATTTCTAAAATTACTAAAATTGGTTATTATCCCACACATTCTACGGTGTTATTTATGATCTTCTCTTATATTTGTCAAAAAACAAATCATGAGAAAAGTATTATTCTTAGCGGTTTTAACAACCATGGTACTAAGTTGTGGACAAAATAAAAAATCTGACAACGCTACCAAAAAAATGGATGAAGCTCCTGCCAAAGTGGAGAAAAAAGTAGAAGAGCAAGCAATGCCTTCAAAAGTTCTTTCAAGTGAATTCAGCTGGGTAGGGAGTAAGCTTACTGAGGATCATACAGGTACTCTAAAGGCTATAGAACTTAGCTATGAAATTCAAGAAGGGATGTTTACCAAAGGTGAGTTTGTGCTTGATATGAATTCTATCGCTTGTACAGATATTAAAGATGCAAAAAGCAATGCAGATTTAGTAGGACACTTGAAAAACGAAGATTTCTTTCATGCCGAAAAATTTCCAAAAGCATTTTTCACATTTGAATCTGTTGAGAAAAAAGAGAATCATTATGTAGCAAAAGGAAAATTGACGATTAAAGGAATAACAATTGATGAAGAAATTGTTTTCACGAAAGAGGGAGACGAAAAAGCTCCAGAAGCAATTGTAGGACAATTGGATTTCGACAGAACTAAATTCGGAATTACTTACAAGTCAAAGAATTTCTTTAAATCTTTGGGTGACAAATTCATCAAAGATATTATTGTAATTCAAGGAAAATTTAGAATTTCTAAATAACAAAATATGGATGTAGGACCTGGACATTGGGTTTTTGCAGCAATCTTTGCGGTAAGCTTTATCGGATTTTTAATCTGGGCTTACCGCAAAGATTTAAAAAGACACAAAAAATATTATAGCGGAAGCTCTGTTTTTATCCTTTCTATAGTGGTGTTGATGTTTCTGATTTGGGTTTTTAGAGATCAATTACAATAGAAATGGTATTACTGGATTTCTTTTATTTTGCTCTTGTTTCGCTGGCAGGTGCTTTTTTTATTGCCAGACACCAGTCTAAGAATAATGGGCTCACATTCTGGAAAGAATTCATGAAATCTTTTTTTGGACTTTTCGGGCTTATTGTAATTATTACTCAAATGCTATTAAAATGAAAAAAATCCGAATTATAAACGGACCGAATCTTAATCTTCTTGGAACTAGGGAACAAAGTATTTATGGAAACCAAAGTTTTGAGCATTTTTTAAATGATTTACGATCCGAATTTGGAGAAATCCACCTCGAATATTTTCAATCTAACCATGAAGGTGCTATTATAGATTGGATTCAAGAAGGCGCTCTAGCAGATGGTATTATTCTAAATGCAGGAGGTTATACACATACTTCTGTAGCCATTAGAGACGCTATCTCAAGCATTCAAACTCCAGTGATAGAGGTGCATATTTCAAATATTTATCAAAGAGAATCTTTTAGACACAAAAGTTTGCTTTCGGCTGTGTGTAAAGGAATCATAGCTGGTTTTGGTTTAGAATCTTACCGATTGGCTATTCTTAGTCTTAAAAAATAAGTGCATTTCTGCATTTTTTCTTTAAAATACCAAAGCAAAATTCACAAATCAAGTAGTTTTGCCGAATGGAATTTTATACCCATACATTATCAAACGGTATTCGTGTAATCCACAAAGAGGTAACTCAAGAGGTTGCTCATTTTGGATGGATGGTTCAAGTGGGAAGTCGTCATGAAGAGACTTCTGAATTTGGACTGGCTCACTTTGTAGAACATTGTCTTTTTAAAGGTACAAAGAATAGACGGATGCACCATATTCTTTCAAGAATGGAAGATGTGGGAGGAGAACTGAACGCTTACACGACAAAAGAAGAGACTTTTATCTATTCTTCGTTTTTAAGGCAAGATTATAAAAGAGCCATGGAGCTCATTTCTGATATTGTTAACCATTCTGTGTTTCCTGAAAAGGAACTGATGAAGGAAAAAGAAGTGATTTTTGATGAAATAAACTCATACAAAGACAATCCTTCGGAGCAAATTTTTGACGAAATCGATGAAATTGTTTTTAAAAATTCAGATTTAGGAAATAATATTCTCGGTTCCGAAGAGAGTGTGGCTTCTTTTACAAGAGAACATATTCAAAAATTTATCCAAAAAAACTATAGCACTGAAAAAATGATTCTCAGTTCTGTGGGGAATATTAAGGCTGAA
This is a stretch of genomic DNA from Flavobacteriales bacterium. It encodes these proteins:
- the aroQ gene encoding type II 3-dehydroquinate dehydratase; this translates as MKKIRIINGPNLNLLGTREQSIYGNQSFEHFLNDLRSEFGEIHLEYFQSNHEGAIIDWIQEGALADGIILNAGGYTHTSVAIRDAISSIQTPVIEVHISNIYQRESFRHKSLLSAVCKGIIAGFGLESYRLAILSLKK
- a CDS encoding YceI family protein codes for the protein MRKVLFLAVLTTMVLSCGQNKKSDNATKKMDEAPAKVEKKVEEQAMPSKVLSSEFSWVGSKLTEDHTGTLKAIELSYEIQEGMFTKGEFVLDMNSIACTDIKDAKSNADLVGHLKNEDFFHAEKFPKAFFTFESVEKKENHYVAKGKLTIKGITIDEEIVFTKEGDEKAPEAIVGQLDFDRTKFGITYKSKNFFKSLGDKFIKDIIVIQGKFRISK